From a region of the Paenibacillus lutimineralis genome:
- a CDS encoding CxxH/CxxC protein, protein MYVVCKDHVEVAIDKFIKEFEEAPDVVDLEHTKFIDWEPPVKCEECQHEARFLVV, encoded by the coding sequence ATGTATGTAGTATGCAAAGATCATGTAGAAGTAGCCATCGATAAGTTCATTAAAGAGTTCGAGGAAGCACCGGACGTTGTAGATTTGGAACATACGAAATTTATTGATTGGGAGCCGCCGGTAAAGTGTGAAGAATGCCAGCACGAGGCGCGGTTCTTAGTTGTGTGA
- a CDS encoding nucleotidyltransferase domain-containing protein yields the protein MLNVFDVAQALIDYVEKEYSDEIAIIAYYGSYAQGTATKRSDLDFFFIPASPQGYQASIQFIIDGIGFDFWPISWERAERMASFQEDKTTIIADSKLLYVRSQEDHDRFMRLRETTSTMQGPEKAQDMVEKAESELRKVYLHLYKMSRAVDSEDITFYRIEAHEVLTKVLQSLALLNRTYYTRGFGKNMEQVLGLPLKPALLKQHIDAIMYSSVNADILQASEELTASTLDLVLEQKEKYYGTPSYPDRMKGFYEELKGVMDKIITACEMNDYDTAFFSAISVQDLTAAFLFFAETGHWPSDLIINSSYIETYRKLGFPELIAALDSRDLSKLQAAVESLVVSLDRYLRANGVEINCFDNAEQFTAFLKENKM from the coding sequence ATGTTGAATGTGTTTGATGTTGCTCAGGCTCTTATAGATTATGTTGAAAAGGAGTATTCCGACGAGATCGCAATTATCGCTTATTATGGGTCATATGCTCAGGGAACGGCTACAAAACGTTCTGATCTGGACTTTTTCTTTATCCCGGCTAGTCCACAGGGTTACCAGGCGAGTATCCAGTTCATCATTGACGGCATAGGGTTTGATTTCTGGCCTATAAGCTGGGAGAGAGCAGAGAGAATGGCTTCCTTCCAGGAGGATAAAACGACGATTATCGCGGATAGCAAGCTTTTATATGTTCGTTCACAAGAGGACCATGACAGATTTATGAGGCTGCGCGAGACAACCTCTACCATGCAGGGGCCGGAAAAGGCACAGGATATGGTAGAGAAAGCAGAATCGGAGCTTCGGAAGGTTTATCTGCATTTGTATAAGATGAGCCGAGCCGTCGATTCCGAAGATATCACCTTCTATAGAATAGAGGCTCATGAAGTTTTAACCAAAGTATTGCAAAGTCTGGCATTATTGAATAGGACCTATTATACAAGGGGCTTTGGCAAGAATATGGAGCAGGTTCTAGGCCTGCCGTTGAAACCGGCTCTCTTGAAGCAACATATAGATGCGATTATGTACAGCAGCGTGAACGCAGACATATTACAGGCTTCCGAGGAACTTACGGCAAGTACGCTGGACTTGGTGTTGGAGCAAAAAGAAAAGTATTACGGGACTCCTTCTTACCCTGACAGAATGAAAGGTTTTTACGAAGAGTTAAAGGGAGTTATGGATAAAATCATTACGGCCTGTGAAATGAATGACTATGATACGGCGTTTTTCTCTGCTATTTCTGTACAGGACTTGACCGCAGCCTTTTTATTCTTTGCTGAAACGGGCCACTGGCCTTCTGACTTGATCATCAATTCATCGTATATAGAGACATATAGAAAATTGGGGTTCCCTGAATTGATTGCTGCTCTGGATTCGCGGGATTTATCGAAATTACAGGCTGCGGTGGAATCCTTGGTCGTCTCATTAGATAGGTATCTTCGGGCAAATGGAGTCGAAATCAATTGTTTCGATAATGCAGAACAGTTTACAGCCTTTCTTAAGGAGAATAAGATGTAA
- a CDS encoding GAP family protein, which produces MSLELLGMIGGLALLDTLSPATLGVTIYLLLSEKERLGSRLMIYLGTVAALYFSVGFALMLGLDTLLSTLSSILEHRSISWMMMIIGTILFIASFFYPTGKKRADLPRPKSRSKAAMIALGFTTSVVEVGAAFPYFAAIGLMTTANLPAYQWLVILGGYNFIMILPPLVLFILHALFGKAMQRPLERLRIKLSNTGSALSWIMCIVGLILIFNSVDNL; this is translated from the coding sequence GTGAGTCTTGAACTACTAGGTATGATCGGCGGACTAGCTCTATTAGATACACTTAGTCCGGCAACTCTGGGAGTAACGATTTATTTGCTGCTTTCTGAAAAGGAGCGATTAGGTTCACGCTTAATGATTTATTTAGGCACGGTTGCCGCTCTTTATTTCTCGGTAGGCTTTGCGCTCATGTTAGGCCTGGATACGCTGTTGTCTACGCTATCCTCGATTCTTGAGCATCGGTCCATTAGTTGGATGATGATGATCATTGGCACCATTTTATTCATAGCCAGCTTCTTCTATCCTACAGGTAAGAAAAGGGCAGATCTGCCAAGACCGAAGTCCAGAAGTAAAGCCGCTATGATTGCCCTCGGATTTACGACATCCGTGGTTGAAGTGGGGGCGGCATTTCCTTATTTTGCAGCGATTGGTCTTATGACTACCGCCAATTTACCTGCGTATCAGTGGCTTGTCATTCTAGGCGGCTATAATTTCATAATGATTCTGCCGCCACTTGTATTGTTTATCCTACATGCATTATTTGGTAAGGCCATGCAACGACCATTGGAACGGCTACGAATCAAGCTTTCAAATACAGGATCGGCCCTTTCGTGGATTATGTGTATCGTTGGACTGATTTTAATTTTTAATAGTGTAGACAATCTATAA
- a CDS encoding ABC transporter ATP-binding protein, with protein MLTIRHFTKSYKGGKKAVDDLNLVVEKGDIYGFIGHNGAGKTTTIRSVVGVLDFEEGDIEIDGISIKKDPVACKRVTAYIPDNPDLYDHLTGIQYLNFIGDLYSVSKTDRERLIKQYGDAFQITASLGNLISSYSHGMKQKLAIISALIHQPKLLVLDEPFVGLDPQAAHTLKAIMADLCRNGSAIFFSTHVLDVAEKLCNKIAIIKAGRLITYGKTEDVKGDHSLEDVFLELIDND; from the coding sequence ATGCTTACAATAAGACATTTTACGAAGAGCTATAAAGGCGGTAAGAAGGCCGTAGACGACTTGAATCTGGTGGTTGAAAAAGGTGACATTTACGGTTTTATCGGACATAACGGGGCAGGAAAGACGACGACGATCCGCTCAGTCGTTGGTGTACTGGACTTTGAAGAAGGGGATATTGAAATTGACGGTATCTCGATCAAGAAAGACCCGGTTGCCTGCAAGAGGGTTACTGCCTATATTCCGGACAACCCGGATCTATACGATCATCTTACTGGCATACAGTATTTGAATTTTATCGGTGATCTCTATAGCGTGTCGAAGACAGATCGAGAGCGGCTGATTAAGCAATATGGCGATGCCTTTCAAATTACAGCCAGTTTGGGGAATTTGATCTCCTCGTACTCTCATGGTATGAAGCAGAAGCTGGCGATTATCTCTGCTCTGATTCATCAACCGAAGCTGTTGGTCCTGGACGAACCTTTTGTCGGACTTGACCCACAGGCGGCCCATACGTTAAAGGCGATCATGGCAGACCTGTGCAGGAACGGCAGTGCCATCTTCTTCTCCACCCATGTGCTTGATGTGGCAGAGAAGCTGTGTAATAAGATTGCTATTATTAAAGCGGGTCGTTTGATCACTTATGGCAAGACTGAGGATGTGAAGGGGGATCATAGCCTCGAAGATGTATTCCTGGAGTTGATAGATAATGATTAA
- a CDS encoding MerR family transcriptional regulator, translating into MIHIKEVAKQTDISVRTLRYYDQIGLLTAPAKTEGGHRLYTEEELKRLQYIHFFKGMGYSLQEIKEMLSDPNWNWLDSLNKQLACILEEQQRLKRMESSLRELIHGIVVEVGDEQAAVQKLIQLSQQYKKRSPTLKQSIFSERERELLARVPKMNGEDPATMEWIALLGQLKQHMKDGPDSPKVQNIIRRMLEKQVEEFEDEGEFINKLWEVRKSPQQSELLGLYPIDQEILDFMEQAYEAHMVEVQGILGEKGEYRES; encoded by the coding sequence TTGATTCATATTAAAGAAGTTGCAAAACAGACAGACATTTCCGTCCGAACTCTTCGGTACTATGATCAGATCGGATTGCTGACTGCACCTGCCAAAACAGAGGGAGGACATCGTCTCTATACAGAAGAGGAGCTGAAGAGGCTCCAATATATCCATTTCTTCAAAGGGATGGGCTACAGTCTGCAAGAGATTAAAGAAATGCTATCTGACCCCAATTGGAATTGGCTGGACAGTCTAAATAAACAATTGGCCTGTATCCTAGAAGAGCAGCAGAGATTAAAGCGTATGGAATCTTCTCTGCGGGAGCTAATCCATGGAATTGTTGTCGAAGTGGGGGATGAACAGGCGGCAGTGCAGAAGCTAATTCAGTTATCCCAGCAATACAAGAAAAGATCGCCTACTTTGAAGCAGAGTATATTTAGCGAGAGGGAGAGGGAGCTATTAGCGAGAGTTCCAAAAATGAACGGAGAGGATCCAGCTACAATGGAGTGGATCGCCCTGCTGGGCCAGTTGAAGCAGCATATGAAGGATGGTCCTGATTCACCTAAGGTTCAAAATATTATACGCCGTATGCTGGAAAAGCAAGTGGAAGAATTTGAAGATGAAGGTGAATTCATTAATAAATTATGGGAAGTGAGAAAATCCCCGCAGCAATCGGAGCTGCTTGGACTTTATCCGATTGATCAGGAGATTCTTGATTTTATGGAGCAGGCTTATGAGGCTCATATGGTTGAAGTACAAGGGATACTAGGAGAGAAGGGGGAGTATCGTGAGTCTTGA
- a CDS encoding ABC transporter permease produces MLNLIQADIYKLRKSAPIKVLFSITTISSIMVAIIAYLIPQGKIDENLTGLGFMFSDINVISILGAVMAAILICGDFDSRTFHDAVASGSSRASIIIGKTTVFCFSILCILIPYIVTTGVVLGTGSKFSMGSVAVGFLNMMTTEAGKALTAAEIWKLAAIILTLTLVYIAQVSICIPLAFTLKKPVLVVAIYYGFSILTAQLTKLSDSSKLFDRIFSCTPYGGNYTFLTLTSSTGEIVKALAVSLIFIIIMLVVTFSTFRRSEIK; encoded by the coding sequence ATGCTTAATTTGATCCAGGCTGATATTTATAAATTGCGCAAATCCGCACCCATTAAAGTTTTATTTTCCATCACAACGATCAGTAGCATAATGGTGGCAATCATAGCCTATCTGATCCCGCAAGGTAAAATCGATGAAAACCTGACCGGACTTGGATTCATGTTCTCGGATATCAACGTAATCAGCATTCTTGGCGCCGTCATGGCGGCGATATTAATCTGCGGTGATTTTGACTCAAGAACATTTCATGATGCTGTGGCGAGCGGTTCCAGCAGGGCTTCGATCATCATAGGCAAGACAACCGTCTTCTGCTTCTCTATCCTGTGCATTCTGATTCCTTATATCGTTACAACAGGGGTTGTACTTGGGACGGGTTCCAAATTCAGCATGGGCTCCGTAGCCGTAGGTTTCCTGAATATGATGACTACAGAAGCCGGGAAGGCACTCACTGCAGCGGAGATATGGAAGCTAGCCGCGATCATCTTGACCTTGACCCTTGTCTATATTGCTCAGGTAAGTATCTGTATCCCACTTGCTTTTACACTTAAAAAGCCTGTTCTGGTCGTCGCCATTTATTACGGTTTTTCCATCCTGACTGCGCAGCTTACCAAGCTGAGTGACAGCTCCAAGCTGTTTGACCGTATTTTCTCCTGCACACCCTATGGAGGGAACTATACTTTTCTAACACTAACTTCGAGCACGGGAGAGATTGTCAAGGCCCTCGCAGTCAGCTTGATCTTTATCATCATCATGCTCGTTGTCACATTCAGCACATTCAGAAGGTCTGAGATTAAATAA
- a CDS encoding sensor histidine kinase, with protein sequence MAIAVGFLTILVIGLILYIVFILQQLRSINRQLGKRLSEQTRQPISLELVSKELNTLAIQINRCLKAEETLRLKGIHEERRFKEMITNISHDLRTPLTAIKGYHQLLTLSELTHDQQKKLQIAQKHANELGYLIEHFFEYSCLVHAEPKLQSRRVNLTNLITECLAASVPALEDNKLTVEFKEAPPTYILGDQEMITRIIQNLIRNAIQHSTGTLQVSLPTTDEQAILSFRNRVNPATSIDVKRLFDRFYTGDQARGSSTGLGLSIVKLLAAQMEGSTDASLQDGCLEIRVHLPLYRNDH encoded by the coding sequence GTGGCCATTGCAGTAGGATTTCTAACCATTTTAGTCATCGGACTTATTCTATATATCGTATTTATCCTGCAGCAATTGCGCAGCATCAACCGACAGCTCGGCAAACGCCTGAGCGAACAGACGCGGCAGCCGATCAGTCTAGAGCTCGTAAGCAAGGAACTGAATACTCTAGCGATTCAAATCAATAGATGCCTGAAGGCGGAGGAAACCCTCCGTCTTAAAGGCATTCACGAGGAGCGAAGATTCAAGGAAATGATCACCAATATATCCCATGACCTGCGCACCCCGCTTACAGCTATTAAGGGCTATCACCAACTGCTGACCTTGAGTGAGTTAACCCATGACCAGCAGAAGAAGCTGCAAATTGCGCAGAAGCATGCCAATGAGCTAGGATATTTGATTGAACATTTCTTTGAGTATTCCTGTCTGGTTCATGCCGAGCCAAAGCTTCAGAGCAGACGGGTCAACTTGACCAATCTGATAACAGAGTGCCTCGCCGCGTCAGTCCCAGCGCTTGAAGACAACAAGCTGACCGTTGAGTTCAAGGAAGCCCCGCCTACCTATATTCTTGGCGATCAGGAGATGATCACAAGGATTATTCAGAATCTGATCCGTAATGCGATACAGCATTCAACTGGAACTCTGCAGGTCAGCCTGCCTACTACGGACGAACAGGCCATCCTGTCATTTCGCAATCGTGTTAATCCAGCCACAAGCATTGATGTGAAGCGGCTGTTTGATCGCTTTTACACCGGAGATCAAGCACGAGGCAGCAGTACAGGACTTGGCTTGTCCATCGTTAAATTGCTGGCAGCACAAATGGAAGGCAGCACAGATGCATCGCTGCAGGATGGCTGCCTTGAGATACGAGTTCATTTACCATTGTACCGAAATGACCATTAA
- a CDS encoding response regulator transcription factor, producing MNSERNPVSIVNMILVIEDQVDVNHLLAEALTVAGYRVKSAYTGLDGIKEIQTNSYDLILLDIMLPYKSGDEILKEMRTFSDAPVIIISAKDMVGVKIDLLRLGADDYITKPFDLGEVVARVESNLRRSHRQIQENPVITYKDVILDEHTKRVCVSGTEIELTATEYMILELLMGHTGKVFTKANLYESIWQEEYLGDDNAVKTHISNLRSKLKKVSPDEQYIETVWGLGYRLYQE from the coding sequence ATGAACTCAGAAAGGAATCCGGTGTCTATCGTGAATATGATTCTGGTGATCGAAGATCAAGTAGATGTGAATCACTTGCTGGCCGAAGCGTTGACCGTTGCGGGCTATCGCGTTAAATCTGCATATACCGGCCTGGATGGAATCAAAGAAATTCAGACCAACTCCTATGACTTAATTTTGCTGGATATTATGCTTCCTTACAAAAGCGGGGACGAAATACTGAAAGAGATGCGTACCTTCTCAGATGCTCCGGTTATTATTATTTCTGCCAAGGATATGGTTGGTGTAAAAATAGATTTACTGCGGTTAGGTGCGGACGACTATATTACCAAGCCCTTTGATTTAGGAGAAGTGGTTGCTCGGGTCGAGTCCAACTTGCGACGCTCCCATAGGCAAATACAGGAGAACCCTGTCATTACATACAAAGATGTCATACTCGACGAACATACGAAGCGGGTTTGCGTGAGCGGTACCGAAATTGAACTGACCGCAACAGAATATATGATTCTGGAGCTGCTAATGGGGCATACAGGCAAGGTGTTCACGAAGGCCAATCTATACGAATCCATCTGGCAGGAGGAATATCTCGGCGACGATAACGCTGTCAAGACTCACATCAGCAACCTGCGCAGCAAGCTCAAGAAGGTTAGCCCTGACGAGCAATATATTGAAACAGTATGGGGGCTTGGCTATCGCCTCTATCAGGAATAA
- a CDS encoding ABC transporter ATP-binding protein → MTEYVLKTTDLTKSYREANVLKQISLSLAPGRIYGLIGQNGAGKTTLMRLITGLSFPSSGTIELFGHQGEKNLQIERKRIGSMIEYPSLTLSMTAKENIRLHRIIRGIPNKEIEDELLQLVGLADTGRKKAKNFSLGMKQRLGIAIALLSSPELLILDEPINGLDPVGVIEIRNLLKKLCEERHMAILISSHNLPELYQTATDYIIVHQGELKQVLTLEQLDERCKHHFLIRSSEPERLVSVLEMQLHTTNYKVMPDQSVKLYDYLDDKEKVSRVLFENGIVISNLSNEGDTLENYFISVIGGEQHA, encoded by the coding sequence ATGACTGAATATGTACTGAAAACCACGGACCTGACGAAGAGCTATCGCGAAGCCAATGTATTGAAGCAAATATCACTTAGTCTGGCCCCTGGTAGAATATATGGTCTAATCGGGCAAAACGGAGCCGGTAAAACGACGCTAATGCGGCTCATCACCGGACTAAGTTTTCCTTCAAGCGGAACGATTGAGCTATTCGGCCATCAAGGGGAGAAGAACCTGCAAATCGAACGCAAACGGATCGGCAGCATGATTGAATATCCTAGCTTGACACTAAGCATGACCGCCAAAGAAAATATCAGGCTTCACCGCATCATACGAGGAATTCCGAACAAGGAAATAGAGGACGAATTACTGCAGTTGGTCGGCCTTGCTGATACCGGGAGGAAGAAGGCCAAGAACTTCTCGCTGGGTATGAAGCAGCGCCTGGGAATTGCGATCGCTCTGCTTAGCAGTCCCGAACTTCTCATTCTAGACGAGCCAATTAATGGTCTTGATCCTGTAGGGGTCATAGAGATCCGAAATTTGCTTAAAAAGTTATGCGAAGAACGACATATGGCCATTTTGATCTCAAGTCATAACTTGCCGGAGCTATATCAGACCGCAACGGATTATATCATCGTCCATCAAGGCGAATTGAAGCAGGTCCTTACACTAGAGCAACTAGATGAGCGCTGTAAGCATCATTTTCTAATCCGTAGCAGTGAACCGGAAAGGCTGGTAAGTGTTCTGGAAATGCAGCTGCATACGACCAATTACAAGGTTATGCCTGATCAAAGCGTCAAGTTGTATGATTATCTCGATGATAAGGAGAAGGTATCGCGTGTTCTGTTCGAAAACGGAATTGTTATCAGCAATCTCTCCAACGAAGGCGATACACTGGAGAACTACTTTATCTCTGTGATAGGTGGTGAACAACATGCTTAA